The stretch of DNA TGTATTCTATAACTCCTAGAAATGGTTATACCGTcacaaaaacattaaaaggaaATATTAGAATCTGTCTTCCACATTTTTagaagactattgtttccaaaagctagagagagagagagagagaaagagcttggaagaTAGAGTCTTTTCATCCGTTGGCCATGActcagatggcctcagtggccagggctctgccagtccaaagctaggagcctggaactgcatctgggtctcacatatgggtgctcGGGGACCAAAATTGGGCAATCTCCAGCTGTCTTCCCATTTGctttagcagagagttggatgaaagtgaagtagccaggattgACCCAGTACTCCCAGTTCTCCCAGTACtgacatgggatggcagcatcgagacagcagcttagcccactgtaccacaacaccaactGGTCCGtcacagcttctctgcttcttctccagTTTTATCTACACATATTACATGACAATACATGTcacaatacttttaaaatattttttaaatttaaagggtAGTTTAACCTGCAAGAGAGatagtcttccatccactggctaccTCCACAAATGATGGCTTAATTTGTTGCACTTGTCAAGCACGTGAGTATACTTTTTCTTGAATCTTAAACAGCTAAGAGTCTGATCTACCATTTATGTAGCTGATGCTTGACTGGCTTCAAGAAGGTGAGTTCACATGGTATTAGACAACTATCTGGAACAAATATCTCACTGGATCTCACCATTTGGCATGGAGCCATATAGGATGTGAGAGTCATGGCAGTGTTACAACTCACAGctgacacacaggtgcagaaCCTGCCAGAGCTGATGTCAGCACCACAAATGGGAAAACCATCTACCCACCAAGGGGTGAGGCATCCAGCTCCCACGGAGACCTGGGGTGCAGTGAAGACCTAGGAGAGCTGCGCAGGGCTAAGTCAAAATTGAGAGAGGGCACCGATGAGGATGGAGGATGAtctgtgggggcgggggggatACTGAGTGAAGGCAATGTTTTGTAAAGGCTAAAATCTTTCTCTGGGTCTGCACGCAGATACATCCAAGTGATGGATAGCAAAAACCAAACCACCGTTTTGGAATTTCTCCTCCTGGGCTTTTCGAGTCTGCCAGAGCACCAGGGGCTTCTCTTTGTGTTCTTCCTGTTTGTGTATGTCTTGGGACTCTTTGGAAACTCTCTCATCCTGCTGGCCATCCTCTCAGACCCCCGTCTTCAAACGCCCATGTATTTCTTCCTGGCCAATCTGTCGCTGGTAGACCTTTGTCTGCCTTCTGCCACTGTCCCCAAGATGCTCTTCAACATTGaaacccagacccagtccatctCCTATGCAGGCTGCCTGGCTCAGATGTATTTCTGTATGATGTTTGCCAACATGGACACTTTCCTGCTCACAGTGATGGCGtatgaccgctatgtggccatctgccACCCTCTGCATTATGCCTCCAGGATGACCCGGCACCTCTGTGCCTCTCTAGTGGCTCTGCCTTGGGTTGCTGCTACCCTGAACCCTCTCTTGCACACGCTCCTGATGGCCCAGCTGCACTTCTGCTCTGACAATGTCATCCACCATTTCTTCTGCGATGTCAATgctctcctgcttctctcctgcTCTGACACcagtgtgaatcagtggatggtgcTGGCTGCGGTGGGGCTGATCTTTGTGGTCCCTTCTGTGTGCATTCTGGCATCCTATAGTCTCATTATCTTTGCTGTGATGAAAATCCCTTCTGCCCATGGAAAGCTCAAAGCGTTCTCCACCTGCGGATCTCATCTTTGTTTGGTCATCCTCTTCTACGGAGCAATCACAGGGATCTACATGTGCTCCTCTCCCAGCCACTCAAATGAAGAGAGCTCAGTCACAGCAGTCATTTTCATGATCCTGGTCCCTGTGTTGAATCCCTTCGTTTATAGTCTAAGAAACAATGAACTGAAGGGGGCTTTGAGGAAGATCCTAGGCCTGAACAAAATCTCCCAACAATAGGGAACTAGATGAGAGGAGTTCAACAGGAGGCAAATCCCAGTGAGATAGCCATTTTCAGTATCATCATAATTGCAAGCTGCTCTTAGATACCTAACTAATCTTGTCACTGTTCTAGCTTGGTAAACACTCTAGGGATGAGGTTTAACTTCCTAAGATAATATTGATATAGACAGATATCTATCTACAAAGTCCCCAAAGTcacaattaaaatatgaaatcagcAAGATTCCTGATATGGGGCAtcctctgagggtcctgctcttGAGATTTCTATAGTGCAACTGTTTTGAATCACTGCTGATCTCGcgactccaagcacaatgaaatctctagagaatccactgattgacatagtgcaCCTtatagtctctgtttgcccaggagacttactgccaacacttggctgggatagctgatccatttgttctgtcctccatcctgttatggtaccaggtatcctccacagactccaatgtactgccatatcctccatgtgcacctggatatgctgtccccTGCTCCATCTATgccactaaggaggcccagctctgacacatgcagctccatgatcagaccatggaacctgcaattctctctgtggttggggttctaagtccagcaattcagttgggggaatccccacagaaacttcatctgaggtgatcccagacctgattctgtgTGTGCTCACCAGCACTGAGTCCAGCACAGTCACTTGTCCCAATCGCTTACACATGgcggtagttgcaattgctgtgtcagttctgtttcctccCCTATCTTTTACAAgaaccaaagggtgttgcagtcctgtCTGATcttgtccaccacacactcatccctcacaGACCctagtaggagctgcagcctagtcagagcgacccacagtaacccccaccaggcctaccccttGTCCTGGTtaccatgcttgccaatatgtacagctggtccagtctgtcccacgtcccattcagctctcatacatgtcaatgggcattagagcctcgttcaacccaaccagccccacaaTCCAGCCCACAACCCTGCTGGTGGATACCATTCTCTATCTGACCAtgcctgcccagtcctggttcttatacttaccagtcagagtggcaacccaagaggaagtTGCCCACAGTTCATACTGGGtacactcccattcctggatcttgaaACTCCAGGTGATTCTGCCATTTAGCTAGACAGAGTttgcctccagtgccagcatctgccagctgatgctgtggcaaaacccaacaaACCCACcctcactctgacttatgcatgcatcAGTAGGAACGGTTAACCCAGTCCAACTTTCCCCTaattcagctcacatgaggccaataggtgttgtagccctgcctggcctggtctgcccccattccaactcatgtTCTTTAGTGGGAAttgtggtccagcaggagagccttTCACAGTCTCCCTATTGGCTTTACACCCTCCCctcctgggtctcacgtgtgctggctgagtgctgtggcccagtgtggcatggcccacctctctttgacatttgccagtgggttctgTAGCCTGGCTGCATCCTGCCCACCCTCAATTTCGATGCATGctagtgggggctacagcctagccccgCCCATCAGGATTTCTAGTACTGGCCCTAGTGTGAACTGTGATACGATCCACCCCAACCCAACCtacactccattctggctctcagactTTTCAGCGGGTGAGATAAACTGGCCTAGCTTGTTTCACCTCCAatctgcaccaaatgtatgccagtgggtatggtgacctggcctgttctggactgctccctatcatggttcttgtgctcacctgtagggactgtaaCCCGACAGAGGACTTtcacaagctcctccatcagaacctctcccagtgctagATTCTTGCCCACCAGTGGATCCATATTTTCCATGACTGTTTTCTTCTACACACTTATACTATGGACCATCTCTACTTAgaccacctcctgtcctggcagaaacagtgaatttcctgactggctttcactcattctggttcttactgttgggtgtttcagcccagacAAGCCTGATCCACACCAAAACACAGTTCACACATGACtaagtaggggcagagacctaacctagcctgtcccacacctaccctggttctcacgagcaccagtgagTTTTAGAGTCTAGCACAGTCTGGCACACCCTAGACCCAGCCTTCTTTTGTGCAGAGGGACACTGCAGCTATGGCCAGACTAGACACCAGCTCCCGTTCTGGCtttgtactcaccagtgggaaccacaacccagccagggcatcccctttgctccccaatcaggcatgttcccagtcatagatcgtgcatgtgccagtggttgcactGACTAgattggcatagtccctcacctatcttggcctttgccttcaaatgctgcagcctgacctgaccaggcccatccccagtcctaACGCTCACTGGAAGAAGCTGGAAGCTGGCCCTGCTCAGTTTCATGAAACCTGGtagtatgacctgtgctccagcctggttcctgcattgccagtgggctaaggtttgcttggccctgccaagTCTTCCCCCTTTCAAACCTACTCACACATTAATCAGCAGTTGGAGCCACCTTGCCAAGCCTGCCCTACTCCCACACCTGGAGcatgtgctcacctgcaggagctATGAGCCAGTAGGGCAGTTTTCCAGGTTTTTCCCCACTCAGGCTACtcccagacctagctctcacTCATGTCAGCGGGTGTTAGGCCCTTGCCCAACATAGTCTGCTCCTCCATCTTTGcctagtatgagctggtgaatgttgtgtccCAGCCAATGCTACAACCTCTTTTAGGAAGCACATGAAAggttgcagcctggacctgcccagactgttgttccCTGTaccatgagtgttggcaggttccatggtcacacttagctcagcccatcaccaccctagTCCTTGAACTAACCAaagagacttgcatttccacagggtttagcccacatattccccacagtaACTACCCTTAAATCTGGTTCTTTTGCATGCTCATTAGAGTCATGGCCCTGCCAACTGTGACCTGTTCcatgttccaacattcagtcaggtactagaATCTAGTCTTGTTAGACAGGCTCCTACCcttagctttcgtgtggactggtatgtggtggtcagcaatgatGCATGCTAACAAACCTTATTTAGGACTTCCgtgtgcatcagtctgacccatgcagatcttccagtctctccccctccaaagcaccaggtctcagtcgcttcacttacctgcaagtacagtggccctgttttcAAGTGTCCCTatggattcattcctcacctacacatactgtggccttatccataGATGTTATCCTCAGGCACTAATTCCAGAGGCCCAAGACCCCGGAACTCGCCTGCGGTTGCCCAGCGGTCAAAGCCCAGCTCCATTGTCGCTCTGGCTACCCACAAGCTCAGGATTCGCCCACCACCTGGCAGCAGTGGAAGAGAGCTAGAAGGCCTAGCAGGAAGCCACGAATTCTCCCAGCCACCTGTCTGGGAGATTCAAACACCCGTACCTCTGagattatttgttttttcatGACTATGGTGCTGTTCTATAGTTAGCACATGCAATAGATTTTCAAATTATTCAAAGAAatgcatatttatgaaaaatCTGTGCACAGAACTCCAAAAATTCTTTGTCCTGAAGTAAAtatgtttcaattccattttaccACAAAGCTTTTGGTGTACTTGCGCATAGCATTCACTTAGATATTATGTTGAATGTTCTCCCCTTATTAATCTTCATGGCtacttttattattgttttttgtgATGTACTTTTGTAACTaaagggattcctccctccatccctctcccaGATCTCCTTCCCTGTTTTCCAACCCCACTGTTTGCTCCCATATTATCACCATAgaatagtcctttagtaacagttgcaagtttggggcccggcggcgtggcctagcggctaaagtcctcgccttgaatgccccgggatcccatatgggctccggttctaatcccggcaactccacttcccatccagctccctgcttgtggaggatggcccaatgcattgggaccctgcacccgcgtgggagacccaaaggaggttcctggttcccggcttcggatcggcgcgtaccggcccattgcggctcacttggggagtgaatcatcggatggaagatcttcctctctgtctctcctcctctctgtatatctgattttgtaataataaaataaataaatctttaaaaaaatgcagaaggGCTGTGATCAGATGAGACTTCCCtgccaatctttaaaaaacaacaacaaaaaaaaaacagtcgcAAGTTtgactttctgctatttaagtgtatcatgatattgtgGATAttgacaaaggtagaaaatatgGTATCATAATGCCAAGGTATATTTAGTATTGTCATTGGCAGTCTTACATTTATTTAGGAACAGAGATGTGTACTGCATCATATCTTTATTGGTATTTTAGTTCTActctacagttcatctatgagaatagaTGTATATACTTGGTTGCCTATATGTTTTGTACTTTGACTGAAGTTGTCTTATagcaaagagaacatatgatacaCATCCTGTTGAGACTGACTTATCTCCCTAAGCAGAACGGTCTCCActtgggaacttttttttttggcaaatggcaagatttcattctttatatGGCTatgtagtattccacggagtagtgCTACCAGTTCCTTTCTCCACACATCTGTTGATGAATGTTGGGGTTGTTTCcatgcttttgatccagctctgtgctaatgcacctgagaaagcagtagtagATGCCCCAAATCCATGGGCACATGGACCCAATTAAGagactagatggagttccaggctcctggccacagcctgATCAAGCCTTgatcattgcaatcatttggaagtGAGTCAGTGCATAgcagatcgatctctctctctcctcactctctctctctctcactctctctttctctaactctgcctttaaaataaacaaacacatcgaTTTAAATGTATCTTTGTGATACCACACTTGGTCCAGATTAATGAGCGCACACTAAGTACAAGGTGCAACATATCCCAGACTGTCTTCCTCAAGTGGACAGGAGCAGGTGAGAATAATAGTGGCTTCTTAACTGCActtacaaaaatttatttatttatttactatttgaaaggaagagttacagaaggaaagagaagcacacagagagagagagagagagaaagagagagagagagagagagagagagaacttctaacCATTTTGAGTCTTTTGTTACATGGCAATTCAATTTTTCTCTTGTGTGACATTATTCTCTATCCattttttactcctcatatggctgcaacagccagaagctggaaccagcagcttcttttgggtctcccatttgtgtgcaggagcccaagacctagagccatcctctgatgatttcccaggtgcattagcagggaaccagatcagaagtggagcagcccaggagCGCCGGGTTCATATCAGGCAGCATGACAGGGCAGCTGCTATGCCCGGTGCTCAGTGCCAGTGAGTTTGGTCAGCTGGTAAGGTGGTAAGGTAAGGTGGTTCTCTCATGTATGTGGTGGCTAAGGTCTCACTGGAGACCTCTGAGGGTGATGCACTGTCTCTTTTGAGAATTCAGTcctcttcttccctttttctctctcttcccaccaaCTGGTAGATGACATGACATTATCAAACAGATTTTTACCAAGTTAAAGACAGTTTCGGTGGTGTGACTTGAAATGCGGGTTCTGTGGTACATGGGAATGCAGCTCCTCAGGGCTCTGAGTATCGTTGTGGGTCCTTTAAATTAGATGTGATCTCCAAAACAAGTTATGCTTTCCACATAGGTGTGGACTCCTTTGCATGTGGGCAGCATCAACTACAGATTTTTAAGTGTTAGAATGGTGGCTGTCAATTATTTGTGGAGCTGCACAAAGACTAACGTAAATGTAAGTAAGACATGTATCCTGCCTTTCACACCAGAGAATAAAGCCAACCTAAGCAATGAATTGAATGTGATCATAAAATGTGTGTGAAGACAAAACATTAGGGTGAGAAATGCACACTCAGGTTGATTTGCACATTGACTCACACACCCCATGTGTCTTCCTACCAACAAATATTCCTCCCATGCTGTGACTAGCCCTACCAGTCCTACATGAAACTCACCCATGTTCCAGACCCAGCTCAAGTTCTCTTGACCCTGCAGCTCTTCTTAACCCAGGAAGTTCTCATTAGGTTGTTTTCTTTTGCTCTCATGGCACagctgtatttaaaaaattttttttgcaaaatgacAGATGAGAATATGGGTAAGAAGGCAACTTAAGATTGTGGACATGCACAGTAACCAGAAAATAAAAGAGGCATAGACCAAGATAACTAATATCTGGTGAAGATGATCTTTCAAAAGTAATTCATGAAGAATAACCAAGGAGACCCCCTAAGAAAGAGTGAGCAAGAGCATAGGAAAGACTGGCAATGCTACAATCATTCCAGTTGAAAGGAGAAGCGAGGAAGGCCCAGTCGGGGCCAGTTCTTGGCTCAGAGAGTTAACAGTGCCAGAGTTCAAAGATAATAACCAGTAATACAGGTGTTGTTATGAGGTGTGACAGCAAGCTGTAGTGACTGTTTGAGTCTTGTTGCTACACCCTCACTCAGATAATGTCAACCATCTGCCAGTCTACCTGGAGTCattctttttgcttatttttttgtaatataGTATTTTAGGTTTCATTATAAAAATGCACACACAGCAAATATTGTCGAAATTTCTTGGCTCTGCTTGCATTCAGCTCTTGGTGTTCAGCAGCCTGCTTCACCTCCAGCATCTTAACTTCCTCACACCGCTTCATGTACTCCTTGCTTTGTCCTGCCACAGATTGCTGCCGCTATTTTCCCCATATTTCAGGTGTATTTACCAGGTACATCTCCAGAGCTTGTTGTTGTCCAACAGGTAAAATCTACACCTGGACCTTCGAACCGTTCTGAATGTGCTGCCTTGCCTGCCTGAGGCACTACTCCACACTCTTGTTTAAATCTATTAAAAGCTGTTTCAGTTATGTCATCTTTTAGAAGAAGGTCAGATGTTTGGAGACTCTGCTTTGTCAATCATGTCTTTGGCAGTTCTTTGATTCCAGGAGAATGTATGTTCAAGTCGTCTGCAATGATGCTTCaccctggctttgatctggcagggaggaggaggttcACTGCTTTGATAACTGTAGATCCTCTCCTACACGTCCACCTCTGTATTCTTAACGGTGAAATCCGAGCCTTAGCTTCTTCCTCTTTGTTAATTAGCTCACTTATTCTCTTTATCCGAGCTACTTTTTCCTACTTCCTTTGCAGACAAGCGGCATAAGTTCTCCACTTCTTCCAGCAATGTAAAGCATTTCACCTCATTAACAGAAGAGTGATTCCAGGTCTTGCCTGAGTTTCGAAGATTTTGCCTTTCCTttttagtgacttttttttttcctgaacatcttttcctcctttctcaaTAATGATTGCTGTCTAATTCTTCTTTCTCCTTAGCTAACCGAGcagcttctaattcagctttctctattttttttctcttgacttCTTGCTCCTTTCGTTTTACTTCTGTGATTTCTGCTTCTTTCATAGCTTTTTCTGCTTCCTTATGCCTTTTTAGCCCTGGATCACAGTTTTATGCATCGTCAACTAGTGTTTGTAGTTTGTGCATTTCCTCTTTGTGCCCTGGtggttctgttctgtttttccatccatctctctgGTCATGACATTCTGCCTTTTGGTTTTGTTCTTCTCAACAAGAGAATTCTCTACAAGAAGCAAAATTATATCAGAAATAATCAAAGGTATCCACATCTTCATATAAGAAATTTATGTCACCAAGACTTTTTTTCACTGTCTGGAATTCCTTTCAAACACTggggaaaatatttcaaataaattgtctgttgtttcactcttaGAAGGAACAGAATTAGCGGAAGTAGGATCTGCACTATTAAATGCTCGAATTTGCTCTGGCTCAGATAATATTCCATAAGCTTGAGCTATGCAAGTGAAGAAGTCATGCTCAGCTTTTTCATTGGTTTACCGGCTGCTTTCCAGTTTGGGTGATATTTCAAAACCATTGCTTTATGCACTGCTCTGATCTGTTTCTGTATATGACCTGGCCAAGAACAAGAACTATGTAAAGATCTTGGTTCTTCCAGTCTTTGGGGGTCTTGGGGATTTCAGCATGGAAAACTCTTCTAATTGCATTTCTTCATCTTCTGACTCTTCTGGTAACTCTTACCCTTCAGTTCCTGAAAAGAAGCAAAAGCATGTCTGTACCTCCTCTTAACAAAAGCTTCAACCCATCTTCCCCAACACTGCAACTTGACAGTGTTGAGGCAGAGATCAGAACGTGGCTGATGGCAGCGCCCAGGTCCTCCGCGGCCCTCTGTAGAAGCAACATGATGACGCAGTAGCCCatgctccctggaggagggtgctTAGCGTCACAAACAGTTCTACCTACCCCACCTCCTCTGCCCAAGCCTTGTACCCAGGCTCTGTGACAACTGAGGCATGGAGACGACTGGTAACCAATTGCCACCATTCTTCAACCACAGGGTTTGAGTGCCTTCACAAGCCTGGTTTGATAAGGCTGGGAAGCCCAAAAGGCTGCCTGAGAAGCTAACTTCCTGAAGCACAGCCAAAGGAATGTTGTAACACAAATTCCTCTCCTGGCTAGTTATTGATTTGTAACGGCATAAAATCTTGTGTCCCCTGTCCcgtacagaaaaaataaaatctcacaaCAGCAGTTTGTAAACTCAGATCATCCGTATGCCTTGGTCTGGCATCTGGTAAGATGTCCTAGTAAACTCTTTCATTCTTATACTCATTCTTCCTCGTTCGGGCTCAGGATTCAGTCTTGTTACAGGGGGTCATTACATGCTCCACCTTACCACAACACAGGAACGAACTGAAGATACCAGCTTCAGTTGAATAGAATCCCACCTCCATATCCTAACCCATCCTCTCGATAACTGTTCACTCCCAGAGTCCTCAGATCAGCTTAGAGGAAGGTGGGAGCATGAGAATGGTTGCCATAGTGACTACAGAGCATAAAGATTCCTGGTCATTTGCTTAGGATTACTGTGATTTCACAATCTGTTATTCTACAaggaagctccagactccagcttcatgTAGATGTGTAACGTTTCTTCAAGATATAGAACTGAGAGACACATTCATGAATCAGGACTCAAGAGGCTGGTTTCTATAGCAATCCTCTCAAAAAGGGAATAGCTAAGGCCTTTCGTGCACAGTTCTGGCCACTCACAAAGGTTATAGACATCTTTTAGAGTTACTTTTTTCAACTTCACTAATAGttgtttaagaaaaacaaagacatatattcaaaatggcttataatatctttgttttatttgttcaatacttcttttttttttaatttttatttttcatgatatggtttcaCAGGCTCCGGGATTTCCCCTCTCACCTTCCCCAATTATCCTCGCCCCAAGTGTTTTGCCCTGTATTATTAGAACAGCAtcatccttcagcaacagtcacaggtccatcattctgctatttaagcggtatcctaacattgtaggtacagacagtgGTAGAAcgtccagcatcctgttgccaAGATACACTTAGCAGTTTCCctgagagtccatcttttattcaggaacaGAGATGCACACTCTACTGCACTGTCCCTTCTcggtatgatagtctctgttattcagttcctctagatgaacatatgtacatgcatgtttccttATTTATCgagcttgtattttgcatgaaggctgccttatagcagagagaacatatttgtccttttgggattggcttttatcattgagcataatgttctctagttggaaccattttgttgcaaatggtaaaaatttgttctttttaatggccaaACTCCAACGGCTAATAGACTtattaaaaaatgctcaggttccctaacTATCAGGGATATACAgataaaaactacattgagatTTCACATAACTGCAATGAGactggcctatattcagaactgTACTAATAATACCTGCTAGcgtggatgtggagaaaaaggtacCTCCTTCATTGTTGGTGGGGTATAGGCTAATGCAGTCACTACGGAAGTCAGTGAAGAGACTGTcaagacaattgaaaattgacttaccatatgacccagctattccacttctgggaatttatccgaagaaaatgaaatgtgcatatgaaaaagtAAACTGTGGTAGCATTTTACagtagcacaatccacaatagcaaagacacggaAACAACCCAGACACCCACCGAAAGAGGAGTGcatgaagaaactgtggcacatctactctacGGATTACCACTTGGCATGTGATTCTTTATGGTTATTTTGCATAACTTTTTCACATGTAAGCATGTAATAAATGCGACAAAGTCATATGGTTAGTGATAGAAATCAGAGCAAAAGAAATTCGG from Ochotona princeps isolate mOchPri1 chromosome 1, mOchPri1.hap1, whole genome shotgun sequence encodes:
- the LOC101528907 gene encoding putative olfactory receptor 1F12P, producing the protein MDSKNQTTVLEFLLLGFSSLPEHQGLLFVFFLFVYVLGLFGNSLILLAILSDPRLQTPMYFFLANLSLVDLCLPSATVPKMLFNIETQTQSISYAGCLAQMYFCMMFANMDTFLLTVMAYDRYVAICHPLHYASRMTRHLCASLVALPWVAATLNPLLHTLLMAQLHFCSDNVIHHFFCDVNALLLLSCSDTSVNQWMVLAAVGLIFVVPSVCILASYSLIIFAVMKIPSAHGKLKAFSTCGSHLCLVILFYGAITGIYMCSSPSHSNEESSVTAVIFMILVPVLNPFVYSLRNNELKGALRKILGLNKISQQ